In one Fundulus heteroclitus isolate FHET01 chromosome 3, MU-UCD_Fhet_4.1, whole genome shotgun sequence genomic region, the following are encoded:
- the LOC105919158 gene encoding zinc transporter ZIP1 — protein sequence MLLTDAASVHGSPRTAPVRVDPAAVPVLELKLGALVVLLCVTLLFGLGPLCVVRGGGRCSADPEVRRRLLSWISCFSGGVFLATCLLDLLPDFLQNTGEAFRDAGIKLQFPLPEFIVAMGFFLVLVLEQIVLACKDQSSSLQEERRALMADSGVQAGDGSGRHQRRRGSLESGGHAHGDLGSQSALRAFVLVFSLSLHSVFEGLAVGLLEDGEEVLQVCLALLIHKSVISFSLSAALSQGRLRRAVVSGCLLAFAVMSPLGIALGVGLTETKTSPRHRLARCTLEGLAAGTFIYITFMEILPHELASSRGRIPKVAMMLLGFAVVTGVLFIRL from the exons ATGTTGCTGACAGACGCCGCCTCCGTCCACGGTTCTCCTCGGACGGCACCGGTCCGGGTCGACCCAGCCGCCGTTCCGGTTCTGGAGCTGAAACTGGGCGCgctggtggttctgctgtgcGTCACGCTGCTCTTTGGACTCGGTCCGCTCTGCGTGGTTCGGGGAGGCGGCCGCTGCAGCGCCGACCCAG AAGTCCGGCGCCGGCTGCTCAGCTGGATCAGCTGCTTCTCAGGAGGCGTCTTCCTGGCCACCTGCCTGCTGGACCTGCTGCCGGACTTCCTGCAGAACACCGGCGAGGCCTTCAGGGACGCCGGCATCAAG CTCCAGTTTCCTCTGCCGGAGTTCATCGTGGCCATGGGTTtcttcctggttctggttctggagcagATCGTCCTGGCCTGTAAGGACCAGTCCTCCTCCCTCCAGGAGGAGCGCCGCGCTCTGATGGCGGACTCCGGCGTCCAGGCGGGCGACGGGAGCGGCCGCCACCAGCGCCGCCGGGGCTCGCTGGAGTCCGGCGGCCACGCCCACGGCGACCTGGGCTCGCAGTCGGCGCTGCGGGCCTTCGTCCTGGTCTTCTCTCTGTCGCTGCACTCGGTGTTCGAGGGGCTGGCGGTGGGGCTGCTGGAGGACGGCGAGGAGGTCCTGCAGGTCTGCCTGGCGTTGCTCATCCACAAGAGCGTCATCTCCTTCAGCCTGAGCGCGGCGCTGTCTCAGGGCCGGCTGCGGCGCGCCGTGGTGTCCGGCTGCCTGCTCGCCTTCGCCGTCATGTCGCCGCTGGGCATCGCGCTCGGCGTGGGGCTCACGGAGACCAAGACGTCGCCGCGGCACCGGCTGGCCCGCTGCACGCTGGAGGGGCTGGCGGCCGGGACCTTCATCTACATCACCTTCATGGAGATCCTGCCCCACGAGCTGGCCTCCTCCCGCGGCCGCATCCCCAAGGTCGCCATGATGCTGCTGGGCTTCGCCGTGGTGACCGGCGTGCTCTTCATCAGGCTGTAG
- the LOC105919151 gene encoding CREB-regulated transcription coactivator 2 isoform X1, producing the protein MSATGSGGPGPGPGPATGSGSGASNPRKFSEKIALHTQRQAEETAAFQEVMMDITSTRLQAQKLRLARNQGPYYGGSLPNVNQIGRNPQDFQGSFQSSLESNRSTRHHGLVERVQRDRRFVSPVRPYRNRQVDNSLYNSAYLSPPPDASWRRNWSGNFPGDKSQLFRLPTTALNRTNSDSALHTSVMNPPMGDPFSMGGPPQGSRRSGPTDGENRRMFPYPVPPIEENVLDEDKLLKAWDAKKLPLSSSRPKSCEVPGINIFTSPEQPSTPVQGAPQVPSSTGGSLPDLSSLHFPSPLPTPLDQDEPSYPGASALSGGSSTGNLASTLTQLGINAAGGNAGYRHPSPGLLASLQSTLSNPNLQSSLSNPNISSHSFSNSLSSASLHSSLSNPSLQSSLGSSPSLPSSLSSQSLHSSLSNSSLQSGGNPSYSGGGGVAGSGSSPYSAMLSGQGQQALSTSPRRRAQLSPLILPMVGESRRHHSKQFSPTISPTLSSISQGVPLDTSKLPLDQRLPPYPLSQSHQHQSPPGQQPHSLGQHHGQHQQHHGQHHGQHQQQQHRLQQSRTNAQQQQLHLQNLRNQHLQQHFGSPQRQLNMAVKSESALDPCVQTSSLGPVQSDLEQQVEQQRSGGLPQQQQQINLNTDFYNDALFSSLLDDPYLSLQLSGKASQQFTAENPADGLSLNHSGPSQNRFPSNSQGPLEMQESGDQQQLNNQNQNYSGGDGRQNVPNIILTGDSPTGLSKEIASALSHVPGFEMDPFSLDEQLRMDPLSLDMLEGELMLADPAVEDSFRSDRLK; encoded by the exons ATGTCTGCGACGGGTTCAGGCGGGCCAGGACCCGGACCGGGACCCGCCACGGGTTCGGGGTCCGGGGCCTCCAACCCCCGAAAGTTCAGCGAGAAGATCGCGCTGCACACCCAGCGGCAGGCCGAGGAGACGGCGGCCTTCCAGGAGGTCATGATGGACATCACCTCCACCAGG ctgcaggcCCAGAAGCTGCGCCTGGCCCGGAACCAGGGACCGTACTACGGCGGTTCCTTACCCAACGTCAACCAGATCGGCAGGAACCCGCAGGACTTCCAG GGCTCGTTCCAGTCCAGCCTGGAGTCCAACCGCTCAACCCGACATCACGGCCTGGTGGAGCGGGTCCAGAGGGACCGCCGCTTTGTGTCGCCCGTCCGACCGTACCGGAACCGCCAA GTGGACAACTCTCTGTACAACTCAGCCTACCTGTCCCCGCCTCCTGATGCCAGCTGGAGAAG GAATTGGTCTGGAAACTTCCCCGGAGATAAAAGCCAGTTGTTCCGTCTTCCCACCACCGCGCTCAACAG AACCAACTCGGACTCGGCGCTCCACACCAGCGTGATGAACCCCCCCATGGGCGACCCCTTCTCCATGGGCGGACCCCCCCAGGGCAGCCGGCGCAGCG GTCCGACTGACGGAGAGAACCGCAGAA TGTTCCCGTATCCGGTTCCGCCCATTGAAGAGAACGTCCTGGATGAAGACAAGCTGCTCAAAGCCTGGGACGCCAAGAAG CTGCCGCTGTCGTCGTCTCGACCGAAGTCCTGCGAGGTTCCGGGCATCAA CATCTTCACGTCGCCGGAGCAGCCGTCCACGCCGGTCCAGGGCGCCCCGCAGGTTCCCAGCAGCACCGGGGGCTCGCTGCCCGACCTGTCCAGCCTCCACTTCCCCTCGCCGCTCCCCACGCCGCTGGACCAGGACGAGCCCAGCTACCCCGGCGCCTCCGCCCTGAGCGGGGGCAGCAGCACCGGGAACCTGGCCTCCACCCTCACCCAGCTGGGCATCAACGCCGCGGGGGGGAACGCCGGCTACCGCCACCCGTCTCCAG GGCTCCTGGCGTCTCTACAGAGCACGCTCAGTAACCCCAACCTGCAGTCGTCACTGAGCAACCCCAACATCAGCAGCCACTCCTTCTCCAACTCCCTGAGCTCCGCCTCCCTCCACTCGTCGCTCAGCAACCCGTCGCTGCAGTCGTCGCTCGGCTCCTCCCCCTCCCTACCGTCCTCGCTCAGCAGCCAATCGCTGCACTCGTCCCTCAGTAACTCCTCCCTCCAGTCGGGCGGCAACCCCAGCTACAGCGGCGGAGGGGGCGTGGCGGGCTCAGGCTCCTCCCCTTACTCGGCCATGCTCTCGGGTCAGGGCCAGCAGGCGCTCAGCACCTCCCCCCGGAGACGGGCCCAGCTGTCCCCGCTCATCCTGCCCATGGTGGGCGAGTCCAGGAGGCATCACTCCAAGCAGTTCTCCCCCACCATCTCCCCGACCCTGTCCTCCATCTCACAG GGCGTCCCCCTGGACACCAGCAAGCTGCCTCTGGACCAGCGCCTGCCTCCGTACCCGCTCAGCCAGTCCCACCAGCACCAGTCGCCCCCCGGGCAGCAGCCCCACTCTCTGGGTCAGCACCACGGTCAGCACCAGCAGCACCACGGTCAGCACCACGgtcagcaccagcagcagcagcaccgccTCCAGCAGTCGCGAACAAACGCccaacagcagcagctccacctgcagaacctgcgGAACCAGCACCTGCAGCAGCACTTTGGATCG CCTCAGAGGCAGCTGAACATGGCCGTGAAGTCGGAGAGCGCTTTGGACCCGTGCGTCCAGACGTCTTCCCTGGGCCCGGTCCAATCGGACctggagcagcaggtggagcagcagaggaGTGGAGGTCtcccccagcagcagcagcagatcaaCCTGAACACAGACTTCTACAAC GATGCCTTGTTTAGCTCCCTGCTGGACGACCCCTACCTGAGTCTGCAGCTGTCAGGAAAGGCCAGCCAGCAG TTCACAGCTGAGAACCCGGCGGACGGCCTGTCCCTGAACCACAGCGGGCCGAGCCAGAACCGGTTCCCCTCCAACAGCCAGGGGCCCCTGGAGATGCAGGAGTCCGGGGACCAGCAGCAGCTcaacaaccagaaccagaactacagCGGAGGAGACGGCCGACAGAACGTCCCCAACATCATCCTCACAG GAGACTCCCCCACAGGTCTGTCCAAGGAGATCGCCAGCGCTCTGTCCCACGTCCCCGGCTTCGAGATGGACCCGTTCTCGCTGGACGAGCAGCTGCGGATGGACCCGCTGTCTCTGGACATGCTGGAGGGCGAGCTGATGCTGGCCGACCCGGCCGTGGAGGACTCCTTCCGCTCCGATCGCCTCAAGTGA
- the LOC105919151 gene encoding CREB-regulated transcription coactivator 2 isoform X2 yields the protein MSATGSGGPGPGPGPATGSGSGASNPRKFSEKIALHTQRQAEETAAFQEVMMDITSTRLQAQKLRLARNQGPYYGGSLPNVNQIGRNPQDFQGSFQSSLESNRSTRHHGLVERVQRDRRFVSPVRPYRNRQVDNSLYNSAYLSPPPDASWRRTNSDSALHTSVMNPPMGDPFSMGGPPQGSRRSGPTDGENRRMFPYPVPPIEENVLDEDKLLKAWDAKKLPLSSSRPKSCEVPGINIFTSPEQPSTPVQGAPQVPSSTGGSLPDLSSLHFPSPLPTPLDQDEPSYPGASALSGGSSTGNLASTLTQLGINAAGGNAGYRHPSPGLLASLQSTLSNPNLQSSLSNPNISSHSFSNSLSSASLHSSLSNPSLQSSLGSSPSLPSSLSSQSLHSSLSNSSLQSGGNPSYSGGGGVAGSGSSPYSAMLSGQGQQALSTSPRRRAQLSPLILPMVGESRRHHSKQFSPTISPTLSSISQGVPLDTSKLPLDQRLPPYPLSQSHQHQSPPGQQPHSLGQHHGQHQQHHGQHHGQHQQQQHRLQQSRTNAQQQQLHLQNLRNQHLQQHFGSPQRQLNMAVKSESALDPCVQTSSLGPVQSDLEQQVEQQRSGGLPQQQQQINLNTDFYNDALFSSLLDDPYLSLQLSGKASQQFTAENPADGLSLNHSGPSQNRFPSNSQGPLEMQESGDQQQLNNQNQNYSGGDGRQNVPNIILTGDSPTGLSKEIASALSHVPGFEMDPFSLDEQLRMDPLSLDMLEGELMLADPAVEDSFRSDRLK from the exons ATGTCTGCGACGGGTTCAGGCGGGCCAGGACCCGGACCGGGACCCGCCACGGGTTCGGGGTCCGGGGCCTCCAACCCCCGAAAGTTCAGCGAGAAGATCGCGCTGCACACCCAGCGGCAGGCCGAGGAGACGGCGGCCTTCCAGGAGGTCATGATGGACATCACCTCCACCAGG ctgcaggcCCAGAAGCTGCGCCTGGCCCGGAACCAGGGACCGTACTACGGCGGTTCCTTACCCAACGTCAACCAGATCGGCAGGAACCCGCAGGACTTCCAG GGCTCGTTCCAGTCCAGCCTGGAGTCCAACCGCTCAACCCGACATCACGGCCTGGTGGAGCGGGTCCAGAGGGACCGCCGCTTTGTGTCGCCCGTCCGACCGTACCGGAACCGCCAA GTGGACAACTCTCTGTACAACTCAGCCTACCTGTCCCCGCCTCCTGATGCCAGCTGGAGAAG AACCAACTCGGACTCGGCGCTCCACACCAGCGTGATGAACCCCCCCATGGGCGACCCCTTCTCCATGGGCGGACCCCCCCAGGGCAGCCGGCGCAGCG GTCCGACTGACGGAGAGAACCGCAGAA TGTTCCCGTATCCGGTTCCGCCCATTGAAGAGAACGTCCTGGATGAAGACAAGCTGCTCAAAGCCTGGGACGCCAAGAAG CTGCCGCTGTCGTCGTCTCGACCGAAGTCCTGCGAGGTTCCGGGCATCAA CATCTTCACGTCGCCGGAGCAGCCGTCCACGCCGGTCCAGGGCGCCCCGCAGGTTCCCAGCAGCACCGGGGGCTCGCTGCCCGACCTGTCCAGCCTCCACTTCCCCTCGCCGCTCCCCACGCCGCTGGACCAGGACGAGCCCAGCTACCCCGGCGCCTCCGCCCTGAGCGGGGGCAGCAGCACCGGGAACCTGGCCTCCACCCTCACCCAGCTGGGCATCAACGCCGCGGGGGGGAACGCCGGCTACCGCCACCCGTCTCCAG GGCTCCTGGCGTCTCTACAGAGCACGCTCAGTAACCCCAACCTGCAGTCGTCACTGAGCAACCCCAACATCAGCAGCCACTCCTTCTCCAACTCCCTGAGCTCCGCCTCCCTCCACTCGTCGCTCAGCAACCCGTCGCTGCAGTCGTCGCTCGGCTCCTCCCCCTCCCTACCGTCCTCGCTCAGCAGCCAATCGCTGCACTCGTCCCTCAGTAACTCCTCCCTCCAGTCGGGCGGCAACCCCAGCTACAGCGGCGGAGGGGGCGTGGCGGGCTCAGGCTCCTCCCCTTACTCGGCCATGCTCTCGGGTCAGGGCCAGCAGGCGCTCAGCACCTCCCCCCGGAGACGGGCCCAGCTGTCCCCGCTCATCCTGCCCATGGTGGGCGAGTCCAGGAGGCATCACTCCAAGCAGTTCTCCCCCACCATCTCCCCGACCCTGTCCTCCATCTCACAG GGCGTCCCCCTGGACACCAGCAAGCTGCCTCTGGACCAGCGCCTGCCTCCGTACCCGCTCAGCCAGTCCCACCAGCACCAGTCGCCCCCCGGGCAGCAGCCCCACTCTCTGGGTCAGCACCACGGTCAGCACCAGCAGCACCACGGTCAGCACCACGgtcagcaccagcagcagcagcaccgccTCCAGCAGTCGCGAACAAACGCccaacagcagcagctccacctgcagaacctgcgGAACCAGCACCTGCAGCAGCACTTTGGATCG CCTCAGAGGCAGCTGAACATGGCCGTGAAGTCGGAGAGCGCTTTGGACCCGTGCGTCCAGACGTCTTCCCTGGGCCCGGTCCAATCGGACctggagcagcaggtggagcagcagaggaGTGGAGGTCtcccccagcagcagcagcagatcaaCCTGAACACAGACTTCTACAAC GATGCCTTGTTTAGCTCCCTGCTGGACGACCCCTACCTGAGTCTGCAGCTGTCAGGAAAGGCCAGCCAGCAG TTCACAGCTGAGAACCCGGCGGACGGCCTGTCCCTGAACCACAGCGGGCCGAGCCAGAACCGGTTCCCCTCCAACAGCCAGGGGCCCCTGGAGATGCAGGAGTCCGGGGACCAGCAGCAGCTcaacaaccagaaccagaactacagCGGAGGAGACGGCCGACAGAACGTCCCCAACATCATCCTCACAG GAGACTCCCCCACAGGTCTGTCCAAGGAGATCGCCAGCGCTCTGTCCCACGTCCCCGGCTTCGAGATGGACCCGTTCTCGCTGGACGAGCAGCTGCGGATGGACCCGCTGTCTCTGGACATGCTGGAGGGCGAGCTGATGCTGGCCGACCCGGCCGTGGAGGACTCCTTCCGCTCCGATCGCCTCAAGTGA